From the Pongo pygmaeus isolate AG05252 chromosome X, NHGRI_mPonPyg2-v2.0_pri, whole genome shotgun sequence genome, one window contains:
- the LOC129024885 gene encoding ferritin heavy chain-like: MVVLRGTRRGRHCRCRCRRPLRDPRDHTALPRLLPAPVLPAQGPLSQVRQNYHLSCEVAVNININLELHASYVYLSMAFYFDPDYVALESFSRYFLRQWHEKRQHARELMRLQNLRGGRIYLCDIRKPECQGWESGLKAMECAFHLEKNVNQSLLELHQLAKENDDPQLCDFLENHFLNQQAKTIKELGGYLSNLCKMGAPEAGLAEYLFDKLTLGHSQKHI; the protein is encoded by the coding sequence ATGGTTGTGCTCAGAGGCACCCGCCGCGGCCGCCACTGCCGATGCCGATGCCGCCGCCCGCTCCGGGACCCTCGCGACCACACCGCTTTACCCCGCCTGCTCCCCGCGCCCGTGCTGCCTGCCCAGGGCCCGCTGTCTCAGGTGCGCCAGAACTACCACCTCAGCTGCGAGGTCGCCGTCAACATCAACATCAACCTGGAGCTCCACGCCTCCTATGTGTACCTGTCCATGGCCTTCTACTTCGACCCGGACTACGTGGCCCTGGAGAGCTTCAGCCGCTATTTCTTGCGCCAGTGGCACGAGAAGAGGCAGCACGCCCGGGAGCTGATGAGGCTGCAGAACCTGCGCGGTGGCCGCATCTACCTTTGCGACATCAGGAAGCCAGAGTGCCAAGGCTGGGAGAGCGGGCTCAAGGCCATGGAGTGTGCCTTCCACCTGGAGAAGAACGTCAACCAGAGCCTCCTGGAGCTGCACCAGCTGGCCAAGGAGAACGACGACCCCCAGCTCTGCGACTTCCTGGAGAACCACTTCCTGAACCAGCAGGCCAAGACCATCAAAGAGCTGGGTGGCTACCTGAGCAACCTGTGCAAGATGGGGGCCCCGGAAGCAGGCCTGGCAGAGTACCTGTTTGACAAGCTCACCCTGGGCCACAGCCAGAAACACATCTGA